GGGGACGGTGAGCTTGAGGGTCTCGCTGGTGGTGTGCTTGTGCAGGCGGATATGACTGCCCCGCTGCCGGACGACCACCCAGCCCGCCCGCTGCAGGGCGCGGACGACGGCAGTGAACGGCAGGCTGCTGGGAATTCTGCTCACAGGGCCAGCTCGACACGCTTG
This portion of the Thermodesulfobacteriota bacterium genome encodes:
- a CDS encoding type II toxin-antitoxin system HicA family toxin; this translates as MSRIPSSLPFTAVVRALQRAGWVVVRQRGSHIRLHKHTTSETLKLTVPAHSPIKRSTLAQILKQARLTLPAFEDLL